A portion of the Tindallia magadiensis genome contains these proteins:
- a CDS encoding lysylphosphatidylglycerol synthase transmembrane domain-containing protein, with protein sequence MSRIQKGIATILGSLLVLLLIWQTDIASVIDGFKSVSTKTLLLLVFLQIITQVLIAYQWKRLAWSNHREVTTRQMLQMNMAGSFVESITPSVKLGGEAVKVWWLKERLRWTGEEATSLLMVQKSISGLVFLGYTLLLSSLYLLHFWTNISIEWAWNFSENHWKYLLCYAGFLVFISTIGIYAYKMLKRKHVDKIKSIGKIRDGLQNYWLRIRADKVEMTVQLVLASVIWFLYPLKMIILTADLGIDVRFWVAAAVVFIAYTVAMIPALPGSVGTFEGTMVGLLTIAGMSPSLALALTLIFRTITFWLVCLISGLTTGCFHIREVKNKRYKVFSG encoded by the coding sequence ATGAGTCGGATTCAAAAGGGAATAGCGACAATTCTTGGAAGTCTGTTAGTGTTGCTACTTATATGGCAGACGGATATAGCCTCTGTGATCGACGGATTTAAAAGTGTAAGCACGAAAACGCTTCTGTTGTTGGTTTTTTTGCAGATAATAACTCAAGTACTAATTGCGTACCAATGGAAAAGGCTAGCTTGGTCAAATCATCGCGAAGTAACGACTAGGCAAATGCTTCAAATGAATATGGCTGGTAGTTTCGTTGAGTCAATAACACCATCGGTTAAACTAGGTGGAGAAGCTGTTAAAGTATGGTGGCTTAAAGAACGTTTACGTTGGACAGGAGAAGAAGCCACATCATTGCTAATGGTACAAAAAAGTATTAGTGGTTTGGTGTTTCTTGGATACACATTGTTGCTATCCAGTTTGTATCTGTTGCATTTTTGGACGAACATATCGATTGAATGGGCATGGAACTTTAGCGAAAATCACTGGAAATACCTGCTCTGCTATGCAGGTTTCCTTGTCTTTATTAGTACGATCGGAATATATGCATACAAAATGCTTAAGAGGAAACATGTCGATAAGATAAAAAGTATTGGGAAGATAAGGGATGGTTTGCAAAATTATTGGCTGCGAATTAGAGCTGACAAGGTTGAGATGACAGTGCAATTAGTACTAGCTAGTGTTATTTGGTTCTTATATCCCTTGAAAATGATTATCTTAACGGCCGATTTAGGAATAGACGTTCGTTTCTGGGTGGCTGCGGCTGTTGTATTTATTGCCTATACGGTTGCAATGATACCTGCTTTGCCGGGAAGCGTGGGCACCTTTGAAGGAACTATGGTAGGGTTATTAACGATTGCTGGGATGTCTCCTTCTCTCGCGCTGGCATTGACACTGATTTTTCGGACAATAACCTTTTGGTTAGTTTGTTTAATAAGTGGACTTACAACCGGTTGTTTTCATATTCGGGAAGTGAAGAATAAAAGATATAAGGTATTCAGCGGGTAA
- a CDS encoding ferrous iron transporter B: MNCHSTQSELEPKASGYRILLMGNPNVGKSVIFSKLTGVEVESANYTGTTVSFTKGDWQFRGKQGDLIDVPGTYSLDASSEAEKVAIDMVKQEAADAIIVVLDATNLERNLFFASQIQHLSTEMLKKPIPVIFALNMIDVAKRQGITINVDSLQKYLDAPVIPTVAVRNIGLSELMEATIQSIEEKRSFQKKEWAKSEDDRWIWVGKVIREVQLVEHRHPTWLEKLGDATMRPFPGIPIAFLVMSIALGIVVGGGKGLRGAILLPLVHQVIVPFLDRIVQLFVTEGILYNVLMGEYGMLVKGIEWPFALILPYVLLFYVVLSFMEDSGYLPRLGVLVDGVFRKLGIQGGNIVPMIMGYGCAIPAILGTRAATTQKERLMVASMVAFAVPCAAQTGAFIALLGDHSVFLLIAVYLVSFAAIFASGMMLNRFIPGKSDPMLLEIPNLLLPDRQTLVKKIKLRVKHFIVEAEVPMVLGVGFAALLAETGALVQVGVVLSPLVEGWLGLPPEATLGLILGIVRRELAVLPLLELGLSSVQLFTGAVVALFYMPCLAVLGVLVKEFGAKIGLLVAVGTTISAFILGGLFFQVANIVTAIIS; encoded by the coding sequence TTGAATTGCCATTCAACTCAATCAGAATTAGAACCAAAAGCTTCAGGGTATCGCATCCTATTAATGGGGAATCCGAATGTAGGGAAAAGCGTTATATTTAGTAAGCTAACAGGCGTTGAAGTGGAAAGTGCCAACTACACTGGAACGACCGTAAGCTTTACTAAGGGGGACTGGCAGTTTAGAGGTAAACAAGGTGATCTGATCGATGTTCCCGGAACCTACTCTCTTGATGCCTCCTCAGAAGCGGAAAAAGTAGCGATAGATATGGTGAAACAAGAAGCAGCGGATGCGATCATTGTTGTGCTAGACGCTACAAACTTGGAGAGAAATTTGTTTTTTGCTTCACAAATACAACATTTAAGCACTGAAATGCTTAAAAAGCCTATTCCGGTTATTTTTGCACTAAACATGATAGATGTTGCGAAAAGGCAAGGAATTACTATTAATGTAGATTCTTTACAGAAATATCTGGATGCTCCGGTTATTCCAACAGTAGCTGTTCGAAATATTGGTCTTTCGGAGCTTATGGAAGCAACGATTCAGTCGATTGAGGAGAAGCGTTCTTTTCAAAAAAAAGAATGGGCAAAATCCGAAGATGATCGCTGGATATGGGTAGGAAAAGTTATTCGTGAAGTACAGCTAGTTGAGCATCGACATCCTACCTGGCTAGAAAAATTGGGGGATGCTACGATGAGACCTTTTCCCGGGATACCCATTGCCTTCTTAGTGATGAGTATAGCCTTAGGAATTGTTGTAGGTGGTGGAAAAGGGTTAAGAGGTGCTATCTTATTACCTTTGGTACACCAGGTGATCGTTCCGTTTTTAGATCGGATTGTACAGCTCTTTGTAACAGAGGGCATCTTATATAACGTACTGATGGGCGAATATGGTATGCTTGTCAAAGGTATCGAATGGCCCTTTGCACTTATTCTTCCTTATGTTTTATTATTTTATGTAGTTCTTTCTTTTATGGAAGATAGTGGGTACTTGCCACGACTAGGAGTGCTGGTAGACGGTGTTTTCAGAAAGCTAGGCATACAAGGTGGTAATATTGTACCTATGATCATGGGGTATGGATGTGCAATTCCTGCAATTTTAGGCACTAGGGCGGCGACAACGCAAAAGGAACGCTTGATGGTTGCATCAATGGTAGCTTTTGCGGTACCTTGCGCTGCACAGACAGGAGCTTTTATAGCGCTACTAGGGGACCATTCAGTGTTTTTATTAATCGCCGTGTACCTTGTTTCGTTTGCAGCCATTTTTGCATCCGGTATGATGCTGAACCGCTTTATACCAGGTAAAAGTGATCCTATGCTTTTAGAGATACCTAATTTATTGCTTCCAGATCGACAAACACTGGTAAAAAAAATAAAATTGCGAGTGAAGCATTTTATTGTTGAGGCAGAAGTACCGATGGTTTTAGGTGTCGGTTTTGCAGCTCTGTTAGCTGAGACGGGAGCATTAGTACAGGTAGGAGTTGTCCTGTCTCCCTTAGTTGAAGGATGGTTAGGATTACCGCCTGAAGCAACACTAGGCTTAATACTAGGAATTGTTCGTAGAGAACTTGCGGTACTTCCTTTACTTGAACTTGGACTATCGAGCGTCCAGCTTTTTACGGGTGCTGTGGTGGCTTTATTTTATATGCCTTGCCTAGCCGTGCTGGGCGTTTTGGTAAAAGAATTTGGCGCTAAAATAGGACTGCTTGTTGCTGTAGGGACTACGATCAGTGCTTTTATTTTAGGTGGTTTGTTTTTTCAGGTTGCCAATATAGTGACAGCCATCATTAGCTAA
- a CDS encoding FeoA family protein translates to MSLYTMKKKCQCIIESLPEVPLLDAMGFRKGQSIALKTKQPFGGPVVVAIGNRSFALARELAEQIIVKEDA, encoded by the coding sequence ATGTCACTATATACAATGAAGAAGAAATGTCAGTGTATCATTGAATCACTTCCTGAAGTTCCTTTGTTAGATGCTATGGGTTTTAGAAAAGGTCAGTCTATAGCCCTTAAAACAAAACAGCCCTTTGGAGGGCCGGTAGTAGTAGCAATTGGTAATAGGAGTTTTGCTTTGGCCAGAGAGCTGGCAGAACAGATTATAGTCAAGGAGGATGCTTAA
- a CDS encoding DUF2325 domain-containing protein, protein MKALLVGADRLGSIPNALQSFGIEEYVHWTGRKKGMRKMDIPEQTDLVIIFTDFIEHNMTQLVKEKAKQMSIPCVFSKRASSDLVHRLEACKHCPLNPNNQTKGRKH, encoded by the coding sequence ATGAAAGCATTACTTGTAGGAGCTGATAGATTAGGAAGTATACCGAATGCACTTCAGAGTTTTGGAATAGAAGAATATGTTCATTGGACCGGAAGAAAAAAAGGGATGAGAAAAATGGATATTCCGGAACAAACAGATCTTGTTATTATATTTACAGATTTCATCGAGCATAATATGACGCAGCTGGTGAAAGAAAAAGCAAAACAAATGAGCATTCCATGTGTTTTTTCTAAGCGAGCCAGTAGTGATCTGGTTCATCGATTAGAGGCATGTAAGCATTGCCCACTAAATCCTAACAATCAGACAAAAGGTAGAAAACATTAG
- a CDS encoding metal ABC transporter permease — protein MPEIMQYGFMQRALIAGIFVALICPSIGIFLTLRRLSMIGDTLSHVALAGVAGGILLNFYPIYTALLFTLAASFAIEILRKEFHQYAEVSLAVILSFGIGLATILISMGGAGATVFSYLFGSVTLVSYQDLVSISILGGIILATVLFYYRSLFYMAFDETAARLAGVPVKRINFIFTVLVAMTISISMRIVGILMVSSLMVIPVATSLQLKASFRVTFIASLVFGLISVMGGLVISFYASLAPGGTIVMTSVAVLILVVVMKKLV, from the coding sequence ATGCCGGAAATAATGCAATACGGCTTTATGCAGCGAGCATTAATCGCAGGTATTTTTGTAGCACTTATATGCCCATCAATAGGGATTTTTTTGACCTTAAGGCGACTGTCGATGATTGGTGATACATTGTCGCATGTTGCTTTAGCAGGCGTTGCTGGAGGAATATTACTAAACTTTTATCCTATCTATACGGCATTACTATTCACCTTAGCAGCCTCTTTTGCTATTGAGATACTGCGTAAAGAGTTTCATCAATATGCGGAGGTATCGCTTGCGGTTATTCTTTCTTTTGGCATTGGACTAGCGACGATACTCATTAGTATGGGTGGAGCAGGTGCTACTGTTTTTAGCTATTTATTTGGCAGTGTAACGCTGGTGTCTTATCAGGATTTAGTCAGCATTTCAATCTTGGGAGGCATTATTTTAGCTACTGTATTGTTTTACTATCGATCATTATTTTATATGGCCTTTGATGAAACAGCTGCACGCCTTGCGGGCGTTCCGGTGAAAAGAATCAACTTTATTTTTACAGTTCTTGTGGCGATGACTATTTCCATTTCTATGAGAATTGTTGGAATACTAATGGTATCATCTCTGATGGTAATACCTGTAGCTACCAGCCTTCAATTAAAAGCAAGTTTTCGCGTGACATTTATAGCATCTTTAGTATTTGGGTTAATTTCTGTAATGGGGGGATTAGTCATCTCTTTCTATGCTTCTTTAGCTCCCGGTGGAACCATTGTAATGACTTCTGTAGCCGTATTAATACTTGTCGTTGTCATGAAAAAACTAGTATAA
- a CDS encoding metal ABC transporter ATP-binding protein, producing MAEVVKIEKMTFGYDDTMLLTDVDLTINQGQFWGIVGPNGSAKSTFLKLILGLIKPNAGSCQLLGTPVQEFNQWSKIGYIPQNVREFNMGFPATVEEIVSANLISQMGVLKWMTEKHKKKLKDALEIVGMQDYAKRQIGKLSGGQQQRVFIARTLVNSPQVIFMDEPLVGVDFESQEKFYALMEKLNQKMGITLVMVSHDVGVISERTSHIACMGNGKIYVHDSQTFRPEEYLESIYGEKTKILRHKH from the coding sequence GTGGCAGAAGTTGTCAAAATAGAAAAAATGACTTTTGGTTATGATGATACAATGCTTCTAACTGACGTCGATCTTACAATCAATCAAGGGCAGTTTTGGGGCATTGTTGGACCTAATGGATCAGCTAAGAGTACCTTTCTTAAGCTGATCTTAGGGCTGATAAAACCCAATGCTGGTTCTTGTCAGCTTCTGGGTACGCCTGTTCAGGAATTTAACCAATGGAGTAAAATAGGCTATATCCCGCAAAACGTAAGAGAGTTTAATATGGGCTTTCCAGCAACCGTTGAGGAAATTGTTAGTGCCAATCTAATTAGTCAGATGGGCGTTTTGAAATGGATGACAGAAAAGCATAAGAAAAAACTGAAAGATGCATTAGAGATTGTAGGGATGCAAGATTATGCGAAGCGACAAATTGGTAAACTTTCGGGAGGGCAGCAACAACGTGTGTTTATTGCGCGTACATTGGTTAACTCTCCTCAAGTGATTTTTATGGATGAGCCATTAGTAGGAGTAGATTTTGAGTCTCAAGAAAAATTCTATGCACTGATGGAAAAATTAAATCAAAAGATGGGAATAACGTTAGTGATGGTATCTCATGACGTAGGAGTAATTAGCGAAAGAACAAGCCATATAGCTTGTATGGGTAATGGAAAAATATATGTGCATGATTCTCAGACATTTAGACCAGAAGAGTATCTTGAAAGTATTTATGGAGAAAAAACAAAAATATTGCGTCATAAGCATTAA
- a CDS encoding metal ABC transporter solute-binding protein, Zn/Mn family, whose amino-acid sequence MKGKAKIVAISLLIFISIWATGCGNEGDDSVQVEGENISQTEKQLEKMEAKEPIKVTVSFYPYYDFSKTIGGANIIVKQMVPDGADPHSYEPSPRDLIELEESDVFIFNGFDMEPWIADVLELIKDTDIVVVQASDLVEGRKYDHDHDHDHDHDHNHDHHHNHDHGEFDPHIWTDPINVIKIAEEIKEIFAQMDPDRHHEYELNFRDFEAKLLDLNNEFKSIMEEAHTNIILVSHSAFGYLADRHGIKEIAVTGITPHAEPNPGRLAELTKLARENELTYIFFESLANPRTAEVLAEEAGLEPLMLYNLEGLTPEQKVSEEDYISLMKKNAEAIRKALTE is encoded by the coding sequence ATGAAAGGAAAGGCAAAAATAGTGGCGATTAGTTTGCTTATTTTCATTTCTATATGGGCTACTGGATGCGGAAATGAAGGTGATGATAGTGTACAAGTAGAAGGAGAAAACATAAGCCAGACAGAAAAACAATTAGAAAAAATGGAGGCAAAAGAACCAATTAAAGTGACGGTTAGCTTTTATCCATATTATGACTTTTCAAAGACGATAGGAGGGGCAAATATCATTGTCAAGCAAATGGTTCCTGATGGAGCAGATCCTCACAGTTACGAGCCATCTCCCAGAGACCTTATTGAACTTGAAGAGTCTGATGTGTTTATTTTTAACGGATTTGATATGGAGCCTTGGATAGCAGATGTGCTGGAGTTAATAAAGGATACAGATATTGTTGTGGTACAAGCCAGTGATTTAGTAGAAGGTCGTAAGTACGATCATGATCACGACCATGATCACGACCACGACCACAACCATGATCATCATCACAACCATGACCATGGTGAATTTGATCCACATATATGGACAGACCCTATCAATGTTATAAAGATAGCAGAAGAAATAAAAGAAATTTTTGCACAGATGGACCCGGATCGTCACCACGAATATGAACTCAATTTTAGGGACTTTGAAGCGAAGCTATTGGATCTAAATAATGAGTTTAAATCAATAATGGAGGAAGCTCACACAAACATTATCCTTGTTTCTCATTCTGCTTTTGGTTACTTAGCCGATAGACATGGAATAAAAGAAATTGCTGTTACTGGTATTACACCTCATGCGGAGCCTAATCCGGGTAGACTGGCTGAGTTAACAAAGCTAGCAAGAGAAAACGAACTTACCTATATTTTTTTTGAATCTCTAGCTAATCCGAGAACAGCAGAAGTGCTTGCTGAAGAAGCTGGGTTGGAGCCTCTGATGTTATACAATTTAGAAGGCTTAACACCTGAACAAAAGGTATCAGAAGAAGATTATATTAGTTTGATGAAAAAAAATGCAGAAGCAATCCGGAAAGCATTAACAGAATAG
- a CDS encoding RrF2 family transcriptional regulator, whose product MAGVFHLSEMLSLALHSMVYIATSDDEYINVKQIAASTGASEAHLSKVLQRLSKGRIIHSVRGPRGGFALALPPEEISFLDIYEIIEGPAVIEGCPNHRKACPFNNCIFKGIPEKMNRQFLDYLKQHRLSDFIDSRKKISPDHQVV is encoded by the coding sequence ATGGCAGGTGTTTTTCATTTATCTGAAATGCTATCATTAGCACTGCATAGCATGGTTTATATAGCAACTTCAGACGACGAGTACATTAATGTAAAACAAATTGCAGCTTCTACTGGTGCTTCGGAAGCTCATCTCTCTAAGGTTTTACAGAGACTTTCTAAAGGACGAATTATCCATTCCGTCCGAGGCCCACGTGGAGGCTTTGCGTTAGCATTGCCACCGGAAGAGATATCTTTTCTGGATATTTACGAAATAATTGAAGGACCAGCTGTTATTGAAGGTTGTCCTAATCATCGAAAGGCCTGTCCTTTTAACAATTGTATTTTCAAAGGGATTCCAGAAAAAATGAATCGTCAATTTCTTGATTACTTAAAGCAGCATCGTCTTTCTGATTTCATTGATTCTCGCAAAAAAATAAGTCCAGATCATCAAGTGGTCTAG